The DNA segment GGACCAGACCAGCATAGGCCTAGCAAAAGTTGGCAGCAGCAACTCCCTAGCCGATCTCGATGTGGCCATCGTGAAGGCTACCAGGCATGAAGAGTACCCTGCGGAGGAGAGGCATATCCGGGAGATCCTCAGCTTGACCTGCTACTCCCGCGCCTTCGTCAGTGCCTGCGTAAATACCCTCGCCAGGCGCCTCAACAAGACCAAGAACTGGACAGTCGCCCTGAAGACCCTCATGTTGATTCATCGTCTGCTCGCCGATGGAGACCCCTCGTATGAGCAGGAGATCTTCTTCTCCACAAGGCGCGGCACTCGCATCCTCAACATGTCTGATTTTCGCGACCACAGCTCGCAGTCTAACTCATGGGACTACTCTGCCTTCGTGCGCACCTATGCGCTCTACCTCGACGAGCGGCTTGAGTTCCGTATGCAAGGGAAGAGGGGGAAGCGCAGCGCATTTGAATACGAAGAAGATGAGGAGGAGGGCGGTGCAGCTGCCCAGGCAAGGAACACTCCCGTCTGTGACATGAAAACGGTTGACATATTTTCCAGGATTAACCACTTGCAGCAGCTGCTGGAGCGATTCCTAGCTTGCAGGCCAACAGGTAGGTAACTCTCCCAGTTCTCCCAAAAAACTATTTATAATTCATTCACACTAACCCCTTGTAAATGATACAGGTGAGGCAAAGAGCAATCGTGTTGTGCTTGTTGCTCTCTACCCAATCGTAAAAGAAAGTTTTCAGATATACTACGACATAACAGAAATAATGGGTATACTGATTGAACGGTTCATGGAGCTTGAAGTCCAGGACTGTGTTAAGGTCCATGAGATCTTCTACCGGGTCTTAAAGCAATTCGATGAGCTCGACTCTTTCTACACCTGGTGCAGGAGTACTGGAATAGCACGCTCGTCGGAGTATCCAGAAGTAGAGAAAATTGCACTGAAGAAGCTTGATCTCATGGATGAGTTTATCCGTGACAAGGCGGCCCTTGCGCAAAGCAGGAAGAATAGGATTGTTGGACCGGAGGAACCCGTGGTGGAAGCCAAAGAGCCAGAACCCGTTGAAGAAAACATTAATGCAATAAAAGCACTACCAGCGCCCGAGGGCTGGGAAGTCCCGGTGGAGGAAGAAAAGGAGGAGCCCAAGGAagaggagaagaaggagaagaaggagaTTAATGTCCAAGAAGAAGGCGACCTTTTGAACCTGGGAGACGATGCAGTGACGACTCAAGAACACGGAAGCCAACTGGCCTTAGCATTATTCGATGGAGGTGCAGTAGCAAATCCAGCGGCTCCAGCCTGGGAAGCCTTCACAACCGACGATGCAGCAGATTGGGAAACAGCCCTGGTCCAATCCGCAAGCGGTTTGTCTCAGCAGAAGACCAACTTAGGCGGCGGTTTCGACATGTTGTTGCTGGACGGCATGTATCAGCAAGCAACAATGGCGCAAGCGACAACGGGAGGAACGTTTGGAGCCAGCGGAAGCGCTAGCAGCGTGGCCTTTGGATCGATTGGAAGGCCTGCGATGCTGGCGTTGCCGGCCCCTCCAACATCCAATGATGGGGCATCAACAAGAAGCGTAGACCCGTTTGCAGCATCACTGGCAGTGGCACCACCGACGTATGTTCAGATGTCGGAGATGGAGAAGAAGCAGAAGCTGTTGATGGAGGAGCAGTTTCTGTGGCAACAGTATGCAAGGGATGGGATGCCAGGACATCTTGGAATTCCAAAGTTTCAAGGAAGTCCGTACAACAATGGAGGATACACACACAGCTATTGAAGAGGAATTTGGGtcaattataattcatttttgcCATAATGTCCATGCTTTTGGTAGGGGAGAACTGCATAAGTCCGTCTCCATAGATGATATTGTAATTAATAGTTCGAGGCTTGCTGGCTAGCTTCCATTGATCTCAAAACTTAATGATCATCATCgccttcttaattttttttcttttttattatatttttatcctaattttagggaaaaacaaaagagaaagaaattaattaaggtagtatttttatttttggttttttattgaaagcaatttattttcaaaatttaggtcatttgtttttctactttttcattacttattataaactttttactaaataaaaaaagtcaaaatatacaactttttctaaataaaaaaataatatattagtttttttattttttaatacttaataaaaataaaatactaaaaaaacaactaacctaatatttaacattattaaacattaagattctatttataatttaagtaaaaaaacaaacacagcCTAAGACTCCAAAATATAGATGTCAATTATAGTCATTAATCAACACATAGgttcaagaaaatattttaaaataaaatataaaatactgCCAAAACACTCCTAAACATATAGCATTACTCTAATTTTATAGTCAATAATGTTTTTAGGTTCATAACTAAACTTTTAGTACGGTGACAAGGGCAGCTCGATTTTAAGCTTGAAGTAGAGATTTGTTTTGAATAATTAGCATTGAGCCTTAAATAAGGCACAAGTTACGTGGCATATATGTGGCATGAACGTGCCTCCTCCTTTACAACTAGTGACTAACTTGTCGTGACgtgggattttttatttttttctttgttacatTTATGTATATTAGAATGATTATATATAGTGTtgaatttgaataataaaatgtaAGATCGAAAGTAACTTAGGATCTATTTGAGAAATGCTTTtaggaattgtttttgttttttagaacaaaaaaaaaacactaaaatatatttgataaggAATGGTATTCATGTTCTCTATATTTTCCTTATTCTCAAAATCTCGTTTTCTGAAAACAACTTGAAGGTGTTTTCACATGCTTTTTGCACtatttagaagaaaacaaaaaagggttttttttgtACATTTGAAAGGGTATTCTCTAAGTTCTTGTGTCTCCCCTTATCAACTTGATGTTGTTACATTTGATTACATATTGGGTAAAAACCCTCTCAAATCAAACCTCTAATTCATTGGATTTGAGAGTAGAGAAAGAACGAATTTGGAGACTTTCACATGGAATTTGCCACCCGTTTGTGCGTGATAAACAATatcgaaaaaagaaaaagaaaatcaatggtaAAGGGTTCTCTCCTTAATCTACTAATTTTATGGGCTAGGGATTTGGAGGAAGTTATTGTACCCAAAAACCCATCTTCAATGTGATTTGGaagcataagaaaaaaaaatgcaattacAATGCCAATCCAAAGATAGGAAGGGGAAAAAAACTCGTTGGAATACTAAAAAAGGATTAAGAAATGGGCACCTTGATCCTTGTATTGGGTTTGTCATATGGTGAGATTGATGATATGCAGAAACTAGCTTGAAGAAGACTTTTCTTTCACATACCTTtcatgtattattttttattgaatgagTTGTTCTTTTTGCTATCATGATTTGCATTTTAGGTTAACTAACAATTGAAGTgtaaacaaattattattaaaaaaaattatgcaagtaatttaaaaaatgaatataatatttttagtttaatgaagtgtaaatttaaaaattatttatatttacaatGTCAGTCCAAGAAAAcattcaatttaaaaaagagcttcaaaataatttttttttcatttattctataaaattatttttatcaattctaCCAAACatgtttatcatttttttaaataataattttttaaaattcagtttttaaacataattttgtttttaaaacaccaactattcttaaaaattgctttcaaaaacattttcctAATGTTGGGTATATGACTAGTTAAATTTGTTAATAGGTCCAAGTGTTAATGGACTTGGAAGGAGAAACAAACTAATCCACATATTAAATATGCTACTATTAGGTTTGTTCAAAATAATATCATGCAATGGTGATatcaacaaaaattatcaatagTTGATCCATTGTAGGAATTGTCAACTATGATgcatggtttctatgttttg comes from the Vitis vinifera cultivar Pinot Noir 40024 chromosome 12, ASM3070453v1 genome and includes:
- the LOC100243618 gene encoding putative clathrin assembly protein At1g03050, yielding MAPSKIRRALGAVKDQTSIGLAKVGSSNSLADLDVAIVKATRHEEYPAEERHIREILSLTCYSRAFVSACVNTLARRLNKTKNWTVALKTLMLIHRLLADGDPSYEQEIFFSTRRGTRILNMSDFRDHSSQSNSWDYSAFVRTYALYLDERLEFRMQGKRGKRSAFEYEEDEEEGGAAAQARNTPVCDMKTVDIFSRINHLQQLLERFLACRPTGEAKSNRVVLVALYPIVKESFQIYYDITEIMGILIERFMELEVQDCVKVHEIFYRVLKQFDELDSFYTWCRSTGIARSSEYPEVEKIALKKLDLMDEFIRDKAALAQSRKNRIVGPEEPVVEAKEPEPVEENINAIKALPAPEGWEVPVEEEKEEPKEEEKKEKKEINVQEEGDLLNLGDDAVTTQEHGSQLALALFDGGAVANPAAPAWEAFTTDDAADWETALVQSASGLSQQKTNLGGGFDMLLLDGMYQQATMAQATTGGTFGASGSASSVAFGSIGRPAMLALPAPPTSNDGASTRSVDPFAASLAVAPPTYVQMSEMEKKQKLLMEEQFLWQQYARDGMPGHLGIPKFQGSPYNNGGYTHSY